One Rhodospirillales bacterium DNA segment encodes these proteins:
- a CDS encoding flagellar hook-basal body complex protein, producing MSLFGAMASGVSGLTAQSSSMGAISDNITNINTIGFKGTKVSFQTLVTKQTSSTFYSAGGVQSKPRQDTGVQGLLQASTSSTDIAISGRGFFVVNEAAKPTTANEFLFTRAGSFFQDSEGFLRNTAGFYLQGWPTNANGTVIPANKNLTVANQNIISTDYLASINLNRVGGSAAATTTIAIGANLPSNDTAGTAHKTDVQFFDTLGNANTASFVYTKTNRDNQWDLTIAPPSGTAVATIEDSSGNAMRSVGQLEFTARPADGASVVIDGITYEFDSNASVVESATLRRVDVSSNTTLAQDVASLVAKVKSSDTDFANYGASGTYTNNRIQVSSGNTATVLFTEDGTGSFTVNPAALLNSSGAFVVKQESSFTVRKVTKAYSTFDQFTFTALPADGDTVVLNGITYTFSAAEAVNNDGDTSIYIGGTLSQALIDLENAIEANDPDFATNGTGVRIRDNAGDFNAVTTPSYDTLVLESLSKGSYNINITLAGATTVTEPDGTAITEATNTAIDTTYALKFNASGLLSAVAAAELEVLGFSNGAADMDDAASNSPQITLDFGTVGEANGMTQFGAAFTPVFITQNGSQFGTFAGVSISENGLVTALFDNGETRPVYQIPIATFTNVNGLENRTGNVWNQTQFSGDYTLRVAGGGPAGAVVQSSLEQSTVDIGEEFTNMIVVQRAYASAAKIISTADAMLEQLLQVKR from the coding sequence ATGAGTTTGTTTGGAGCCATGGCATCCGGCGTGTCCGGCCTGACCGCGCAGAGCAGCTCGATGGGCGCTATTTCGGACAACATCACCAACATCAACACCATCGGTTTCAAGGGCACCAAGGTCAGCTTCCAGACCCTGGTCACCAAGCAGACCTCGTCCACGTTCTATTCCGCCGGCGGCGTGCAATCGAAGCCGCGCCAGGACACCGGCGTGCAGGGCCTGCTGCAGGCCTCCACGTCCTCGACCGACATCGCGATCTCCGGCCGCGGCTTCTTCGTGGTCAACGAGGCCGCCAAACCGACCACCGCCAACGAATTCCTGTTCACCCGCGCGGGATCGTTCTTCCAGGATTCGGAAGGGTTTTTGCGTAATACCGCCGGGTTCTACCTGCAGGGCTGGCCGACCAACGCCAACGGCACCGTCATTCCCGCCAACAAGAACCTGACCGTCGCCAACCAGAACATCATCTCCACCGACTATCTCGCCTCGATCAACCTGAACCGGGTCGGCGGCAGCGCCGCGGCCACCACCACCATCGCCATTGGCGCCAACCTGCCCTCCAACGACACGGCCGGTACCGCCCACAAGACCGACGTGCAGTTCTTCGACACCCTCGGTAACGCCAATACCGCAAGCTTCGTCTACACCAAGACCAACCGCGACAACCAATGGGACCTGACCATTGCGCCTCCCTCCGGCACCGCGGTCGCGACCATCGAGGATTCGAGCGGCAATGCCATGCGCAGCGTCGGCCAACTGGAATTCACGGCGCGCCCCGCCGACGGCGCCTCCGTCGTCATCGACGGCATTACCTACGAATTCGACTCCAACGCCTCTGTCGTCGAAAGCGCGACTTTGCGACGGGTCGACGTCAGTTCCAATACGACGCTCGCCCAAGACGTCGCCTCGCTGGTGGCGAAGGTGAAAAGCTCGGACACCGATTTCGCCAACTACGGCGCGTCCGGAACCTACACCAACAACCGCATCCAGGTCAGTTCCGGGAACACCGCCACCGTCCTCTTCACCGAGGACGGCACCGGCAGCTTCACGGTCAACCCGGCGGCGTTGCTGAATTCGTCCGGCGCGTTCGTGGTCAAACAGGAATCGTCCTTCACCGTCCGGAAGGTCACCAAGGCCTACAGCACTTTTGACCAATTCACCTTCACCGCCCTGCCGGCCGACGGCGACACCGTCGTCCTCAACGGTATTACCTATACATTCAGCGCGGCCGAAGCCGTGAACAACGACGGGGATACCAGCATCTATATCGGCGGCACGCTTTCGCAGGCGCTGATCGATTTGGAAAACGCCATCGAAGCGAACGACCCCGATTTCGCCACCAACGGCACCGGCGTCCGCATCCGCGACAATGCCGGCGATTTCAACGCCGTCACCACGCCGTCCTACGACACCTTGGTATTGGAAAGCCTGTCGAAGGGCAGCTATAACATCAACATCACCTTGGCCGGCGCGACCACGGTGACGGAACCGGATGGCACGGCCATTACCGAAGCCACCAATACCGCCATCGACACCACCTACGCCTTGAAGTTCAACGCCTCGGGCCTGCTGTCCGCGGTCGCCGCAGCGGAGCTGGAGGTTCTCGGCTTTTCCAACGGCGCGGCCGACATGGACGACGCCGCCTCCAACAGCCCGCAGATCACGCTCGATTTCGGCACGGTCGGCGAGGCCAACGGCATGACCCAGTTCGGCGCCGCCTTCACGCCGGTGTTCATCACCCAGAACGGCTCGCAGTTCGGCACCTTCGCCGGGGTCTCCATCTCCGAGAACGGCCTGGTGACGGCGCTGTTCGACAACGGCGAAACGCGTCCCGTCTATCAGATCCCGATCGCCACCTTCACCAACGTCAACGGCCTGGAGAATCGGACCGGCAACGTCTGGAACCAGACCCAATTCTCGGGCGACTACACGCTCCGCGTCGCCGGCGGCGGTCCGGCGGGCGCGGTGGTGCAGTCCTCGCTCGAACAGTCCACCGTCGACATCGGCGAGGAATTCACCAACATGATCGTCGTGCAGCGCGCCTATGCCTCGGCCGCCAAGATCATCTCGACCGCGGACGCGATGCTGGAACAGCTCCTGCAGGTGAAACGTTAA
- a CDS encoding flagellar hook assembly protein FlgD, which yields MALLDGTTSATTAASGASVAARSEAKLKDDLNKFLNLLVTQLKHQDPLDPMDATEFTSQLVQFASVEQQIHQNANLEKLIALQQNSQISSLVNYIGMGVEATGQKVPLENGAAIFTYTNPSNVAKSTINIVNGQGATVYSVDADRTVGKHAFSWDGRDKNGILQPDGDYTVVVTAQDRDGKILPIEYTVFGRVTGASAENGNVSLFMGRDIQVPIDKVKSVTR from the coding sequence ATGGCCCTCCTCGACGGCACCACTTCCGCCACGACCGCCGCGTCCGGCGCGTCCGTCGCCGCCCGGTCCGAGGCGAAGCTCAAGGACGATCTCAACAAGTTCCTGAACCTGCTCGTGACCCAGCTCAAGCACCAGGACCCGCTCGATCCGATGGACGCGACCGAGTTCACCTCCCAGCTCGTCCAGTTCGCCAGCGTCGAACAGCAGATCCACCAGAACGCCAATCTGGAAAAGCTCATCGCCCTGCAGCAAAATTCGCAGATTTCCAGCCTGGTGAACTACATCGGCATGGGGGTCGAGGCGACGGGCCAGAAAGTGCCGCTCGAAAACGGCGCGGCCATATTTACCTACACGAACCCGAGCAACGTCGCCAAGAGCACCATCAATATCGTCAATGGCCAAGGCGCCACGGTTTACAGCGTCGATGCCGACCGGACCGTGGGCAAGCACGCGTTCTCCTGGGACGGGCGCGACAAGAACGGCATCCTCCAGCCCGACGGCGATTACACCGTGGTCGTCACGGCGCAGGACCGCGACGGCAAGATCCTGCCGATCGAATACACCGTCTTCGGGCGCGTCACTGGCGCGAGCGCCGAAAATGGCAACGTGTCCCTGTTCATGGGCCGGGACATCCAGGTGCCCATAGATAAAGTTAAGTCCGTCACGAGATAA
- a CDS encoding flagellar hook-length control protein FliK produces MDVKIEVTGDGRTLVHVAADRSDTLDLLQRDARDLARSLQDAGLRADAGNLQFSLREQTAENRERHPHGTAPGGSAAGTDAPHTEQTPVWTPIVLPGRVDIRA; encoded by the coding sequence ATCGACGTCAAGATCGAGGTCACGGGCGACGGCCGTACCCTGGTTCACGTCGCCGCGGACCGCTCCGACACCCTCGATCTCCTGCAACGGGACGCGCGCGATCTCGCCCGATCGCTCCAGGACGCGGGGCTCCGCGCCGACGCCGGCAACCTGCAGTTCAGCTTGCGCGAGCAGACGGCGGAAAACCGCGAGCGCCACCCGCACGGCACCGCGCCGGGCGGCTCCGCCGCCGGCACCGACGCGCCGCACACCGAACAAACGCCGGTCTGGACGCCGATCGTCCTGCCCGGGCGGGTCGACATCCGCGCTTAA
- a CDS encoding tetratricopeptide repeat protein, which translates to MNPGANTTYDDHLDLALRALAEGNTDTAVERAEAARLLSPQASEPLFVLGLSALSLNDIGSAIRILDEAHRLNPDGREIVEALAAVHGRAGNITDSLYYSKLAVTLEENPRLSLILPEGFTDFIANIEKARQSAYVLDAGYEYYIRRYDKAVDLCRRELSLRPQNVEAYRLLGQSLLGLGQYEEAAQSLEHACRLAPTEAAGFIHWAEVLLKQGRLDLALKVAREAVRLDPTSWPARGQLLTVLAYLPSSEWRAYPAEAAAAVSAIAQGPIPNPPPPAIDPKTIDPGRRGKLRVAFLVNETAMQRNIGFFECVMAHHDARKIYIQVYQQFARPIVDTPRLQKETEDWCPIYNIDDETLSRIVANDAIDVLVDLCGAAPDARPAFLARHPAPVQVSWLGWPQGSLPGTADVVLSDSSMAETDGKDAGATTTLTLARGLMAYIGASVEIDDDSEDEVNPAARNGFVTFGGVLDPARVAGAAEIWARALRAVPGARLVLGRGPSLDDGTRARVIDLFSRFGVGERVDFLTAGEGKSPAAAFYSAIDILLDTYPVSGATEICEALWRGVPVVSLRGDRSAGRLGSAILHLAGRDEWIADDADGIASIAGQLAANLPALRQTRRTLPEQFKKSRLCDAKKFADEFFAVLEALVTKARAKAA; encoded by the coding sequence ATGAATCCCGGGGCGAACACCACTTACGACGATCATTTGGATCTCGCGCTCCGCGCGCTCGCGGAAGGGAATACCGACACGGCGGTGGAGCGGGCCGAAGCCGCGCGGCTCCTGTCGCCCCAGGCGTCCGAGCCCTTATTCGTTCTCGGCCTTTCGGCGTTGTCGCTCAATGATATCGGTTCGGCGATTCGGATCTTGGACGAGGCGCACCGGCTCAATCCCGACGGGCGTGAAATCGTCGAAGCCTTGGCCGCGGTGCATGGCCGGGCAGGCAACATCACGGACAGTCTTTACTATTCCAAGCTTGCGGTGACTCTGGAGGAAAACCCTCGACTTTCTTTAATTCTGCCCGAGGGGTTCACGGATTTCATCGCCAATATCGAAAAGGCGCGGCAATCGGCATATGTGTTGGATGCCGGATACGAGTATTACATCCGCCGTTACGATAAGGCTGTCGATCTTTGCCGGCGCGAACTCTCGCTGCGCCCTCAAAACGTCGAGGCATATCGGCTATTGGGACAATCGCTGCTCGGCCTGGGACAGTACGAGGAGGCCGCCCAATCCCTTGAGCATGCCTGCCGGCTCGCGCCGACAGAAGCGGCGGGATTCATTCATTGGGCGGAAGTCCTCCTGAAGCAGGGGCGGCTTGACTTGGCTCTTAAAGTCGCGCGCGAAGCCGTTCGGCTCGATCCCACGTCATGGCCGGCGCGCGGCCAATTGCTGACTGTGCTCGCATATCTGCCATCGTCCGAATGGCGCGCCTATCCCGCCGAGGCCGCGGCGGCCGTCTCGGCGATCGCGCAAGGGCCGATACCCAATCCTCCGCCGCCGGCGATCGACCCCAAGACGATCGACCCCGGTCGCCGCGGCAAGCTTCGCGTCGCATTTCTCGTCAACGAGACGGCGATGCAGCGCAATATCGGGTTTTTCGAATGCGTCATGGCTCATCACGACGCCAGAAAAATCTATATTCAGGTTTATCAGCAGTTTGCCCGTCCGATTGTCGATACGCCCCGGCTGCAAAAAGAGACGGAGGACTGGTGTCCGATTTACAATATCGACGACGAAACGTTGTCCCGTATTGTCGCCAACGACGCGATCGACGTGCTGGTTGACTTGTGCGGAGCGGCGCCGGACGCCCGGCCCGCTTTCCTTGCCCGACATCCCGCGCCGGTCCAGGTCAGCTGGCTCGGTTGGCCCCAAGGCAGCCTTCCCGGGACCGCGGACGTGGTCCTGTCCGATTCGTCGATGGCGGAAACCGATGGAAAGGATGCGGGCGCAACCACGACGCTTACCCTCGCGCGCGGTCTGATGGCATATATCGGGGCGTCGGTGGAAATCGACGACGATTCGGAGGACGAGGTGAATCCCGCCGCGCGCAACGGATTCGTTACCTTCGGTGGCGTTCTCGATCCCGCGCGCGTCGCCGGAGCGGCGGAAATCTGGGCACGGGCTTTGCGTGCGGTACCGGGCGCGCGGCTCGTTCTCGGCCGCGGACCGTCGCTCGATGACGGTACGCGAGCCCGCGTAATCGATTTGTTTTCACGGTTCGGGGTCGGCGAGCGGGTGGATTTTCTCACGGCCGGGGAGGGTAAAAGCCCGGCGGCGGCGTTCTATTCCGCGATCGATATTCTGCTCGATACTTATCCGGTGAGCGGCGCGACGGAAATTTGCGAAGCATTATGGCGCGGCGTTCCGGTCGTTTCATTGCGCGGAGATCGCAGCGCCGGCCGCTTGGGATCGGCGATTTTGCACTTGGCCGGCCGCGACGAATGGATCGCGGACGATGCCGACGGAATCGCGTCGATAGCCGGACAACTGGCCGCAAATCTGCCCGCGCTTCGGCAAACACGGCGGACCCTGCCCGAGCAGTTCAAGAAAAGCCGTCTCTGCGACGCAAAAAAATTCGCGGACGAGTTTTTCGCGGTGCTTGAAGCGCTGGTTACGAAAGCACGCGCCAAGGCGGCGTAG
- a CDS encoding motility associated factor glycosyltransferase family protein, with product MPPGSNAAKQRPRRSDTPRGKDVFRPAEPKDLDRKLLERNLAAFARHLPSIHRKLTAVNQPRSRLLISGRRDFDVEFGGVRLYGMGAREAAKRRVKIFFETPYDRTRLIIAPPDTSNLDKFANLAVYRALRHAAKDADILFAKNPIRECFHLVVLGVGLAEQLPLLVKETNCQHLIFIEPNNEFLYHSLRTFDWDKFLRGFLTEGKTISVEENTTPKGIAVSIRNQMRFINPAFIDGAFIYKSYPNSLLDGAALEMAADLNLFLTGLGFLEDEIDMMRNSYHNLKDFSGAYFKERKTRCEMPAFVVASGPSLDNDLPFLKANADRAIVISCGTSIRILLRNGIVPDFHMEMENVPAVADLMEKISAVHSLGGITLVASTTVDPRVKSYFDRTIFYFRAGLASCIMFAPEDGTNIPQGMPTVSNLGLSFAQQIGCHSIYMFGIDLGARDPKRHHAKDAPYGEGELDFTTVIDQPVPGNLGGTVYSEAIYLWSRDTMQDVIKYMGPGYTYYNCSDGIRILGTTPKLSSTISLPTTAAKSETVERIVGRFDRYESAMFQKAWADRNHVLEIRKFRDLLLNLCRPPRSGGNGRSRKKLGFSLDYMQRVVRALIPPRTNPSIEIHCYRGSTFLTMIALYFYFTRIHSRAKRRAMEQILRDQFADLINRIADRVVEFYGELDPEKTERDAKDADAALGRSRRPRPKRSEPRTKPRKTPANGAAARRRETRRNGGKSRPGRTL from the coding sequence ATGCCGCCCGGATCGAACGCCGCCAAACAACGCCCTCGCCGCTCGGACACCCCGCGCGGCAAGGACGTTTTTCGTCCCGCCGAACCGAAGGATCTCGATCGAAAATTGCTCGAGCGGAACCTGGCCGCGTTCGCGCGCCATTTGCCCTCGATCCACCGCAAGCTGACGGCCGTCAACCAACCTCGCTCCCGCCTGTTGATATCGGGGCGGCGCGATTTCGACGTCGAGTTCGGCGGCGTCCGCCTGTACGGCATGGGCGCGCGGGAAGCCGCCAAACGGCGCGTCAAGATTTTCTTCGAAACCCCCTACGACCGCACCCGGCTGATCATCGCCCCGCCCGATACGTCCAACCTCGACAAATTCGCCAACTTGGCGGTTTATCGGGCCCTTCGGCACGCGGCCAAGGACGCGGATATCTTGTTCGCGAAAAATCCCATTCGCGAATGCTTTCACCTTGTCGTTCTCGGCGTCGGACTCGCCGAACAACTTCCCCTGCTGGTCAAGGAAACCAATTGCCAGCATTTGATCTTCATCGAGCCCAACAACGAGTTTCTCTACCATTCGCTCCGCACGTTCGACTGGGACAAATTCTTGCGCGGCTTCCTGACGGAAGGAAAAACCATCTCCGTCGAGGAAAACACCACGCCCAAGGGCATCGCCGTGTCGATCCGCAATCAGATGCGGTTCATCAATCCCGCCTTCATCGACGGCGCGTTTATTTACAAGAGCTACCCGAATTCCCTGCTCGACGGCGCGGCGCTGGAGATGGCGGCCGATCTCAATTTGTTCCTGACCGGTCTCGGCTTCCTCGAGGACGAGATCGACATGATGCGGAACTCCTACCATAACCTCAAGGATTTCTCCGGCGCCTATTTCAAGGAGCGCAAGACGCGATGCGAAATGCCGGCTTTTGTCGTCGCCTCGGGGCCGTCTCTCGACAACGACCTGCCGTTTCTCAAGGCGAACGCCGATCGCGCCATCGTTATTTCGTGCGGAACCTCGATTCGCATCCTGCTTCGCAACGGCATCGTGCCCGATTTCCACATGGAAATGGAAAACGTGCCCGCGGTCGCGGATTTGATGGAAAAAATATCGGCGGTGCATTCCCTCGGGGGTATTACCCTGGTCGCGTCCACGACGGTCGACCCCAGGGTCAAATCCTACTTCGACCGCACGATCTTTTATTTTCGCGCCGGATTGGCGTCCTGCATCATGTTTGCGCCCGAAGACGGCACCAATATTCCGCAAGGAATGCCGACCGTTTCCAATCTCGGCCTTTCTTTCGCCCAGCAGATCGGTTGCCATTCCATTTACATGTTCGGGATCGACCTCGGCGCGCGCGACCCCAAGCGCCATCATGCCAAGGACGCGCCCTATGGCGAAGGCGAACTCGATTTCACGACGGTCATCGACCAGCCGGTTCCCGGCAACTTGGGCGGAACCGTGTATTCGGAAGCTATTTATCTGTGGTCCCGCGATACGATGCAGGACGTTATCAAATACATGGGGCCGGGATATACGTACTATAACTGCAGCGACGGGATACGCATTCTGGGCACGACGCCCAAGTTGTCATCCACGATTTCCCTGCCCACGACCGCCGCAAAATCCGAAACAGTCGAGCGAATCGTCGGCCGCTTCGACCGTTACGAATCAGCCATGTTCCAGAAGGCATGGGCCGACCGCAATCATGTTCTTGAAATACGAAAATTTCGCGATCTTCTCCTAAATCTCTGCCGTCCGCCCCGATCGGGCGGAAATGGGCGGTCACGGAAAAAGCTGGGATTTTCGCTCGACTACATGCAAAGGGTCGTGCGCGCCCTGATTCCGCCGCGCACCAATCCATCGATCGAAATCCATTGCTATCGCGGGTCGACGTTCCTGACCATGATTGCGCTCTATTTTTACTTCACCCGTATTCACAGCCGGGCGAAGCGGCGCGCCATGGAGCAAATCCTCCGAGATCAGTTTGCCGATCTTATCAACAGGATCGCCGATCGCGTCGTCGAATTCTACGGCGAACTCGATCCCGAAAAAACCGAGCGCGACGCCAAAGACGCCGACGCCGCGCTCGGCCGATCCCGTCGGCCCCGGCCGAAAAGATCCGAACCGCGAACGAAACCGCGCAAGACACCGGCCAACGGCGCGGCCGCCCGCCGGCGCGAAACCCGGCGCAACGGCGGCAAATCCCGCCCCGGACGTACTTTATAA
- a CDS encoding flagellin-like protein yields MAENVSLSAAVRANLLALQSTSELIARTQGRLSTGLRVAAAVDDPVSFFQAKSLNDRSDDFNTKKRGIDQGISTISAATDAVTGIEALVQQLKGLILTAKSAATSTEVSDLVTQFNDLRTQINNLASDATYQGINLVNGTGQTLTVNFSNDTASVLNVNSSDIRTSRLGLNVAKLSAVTSTDLAFNRGYISAGTISGAGVGASEASGIASGNTISVTVAGQSTTTISAGDTITLYYDGLTFTVNVVESRTAANAISGGVNFITAGTYAVGSSVVFNLITGFFSGASAGTGYSNQSAGTGYSAGTNHVSTLSGPFLLLTGTSISVSETDATRVVGVGFTTEFNSRINNLDTGLTTLRSRAQSLGSNVALLQTRLNFTKAYVSTLTTGAGKLTLSDLNEEGANLLALQTRQQLGIQSLAFAGQAEQTILTLFR; encoded by the coding sequence ATGGCAGAGAACGTCTCGCTTTCGGCCGCAGTACGGGCCAACCTACTCGCTCTCCAATCCACCTCTGAGCTGATCGCGCGCACGCAGGGCCGCCTGTCGACGGGCTTGCGCGTCGCGGCCGCCGTCGACGACCCGGTCTCGTTCTTCCAGGCCAAGTCGTTGAACGACCGGTCCGACGACTTCAACACCAAGAAGCGCGGCATCGACCAGGGCATTAGCACCATCTCCGCCGCGACCGACGCGGTGACCGGCATCGAAGCGCTGGTGCAGCAGCTGAAAGGTCTCATCCTCACCGCCAAGTCGGCGGCGACATCGACCGAAGTCAGCGACCTGGTCACGCAGTTCAACGACCTGCGCACCCAGATCAACAACCTGGCTTCCGACGCCACTTACCAGGGCATCAACCTGGTGAACGGTACCGGCCAGACGCTCACGGTGAACTTCAGCAACGATACCGCGAGCGTGTTGAACGTAAACTCGTCGGACATCCGCACCAGCCGTCTCGGCCTCAACGTCGCCAAACTTTCGGCGGTGACGAGCACCGATCTGGCCTTCAACCGGGGCTACATCTCCGCCGGCACGATCTCCGGCGCGGGCGTCGGCGCGAGCGAAGCTTCCGGCATCGCTTCGGGCAACACGATCTCGGTGACGGTCGCGGGCCAATCCACCACCACTATCTCGGCGGGCGATACCATCACGCTTTACTACGATGGGCTCACGTTCACCGTGAACGTCGTGGAAAGCCGGACCGCGGCGAACGCCATCTCCGGCGGCGTCAACTTCATCACCGCCGGCACGTACGCCGTCGGCTCGTCGGTGGTGTTCAACCTGATCACCGGGTTCTTCTCCGGGGCTTCGGCCGGCACCGGCTACAGCAACCAGTCCGCCGGCACGGGCTACAGCGCGGGCACCAACCATGTGTCCACGTTGTCCGGGCCGTTCCTGCTGCTGACCGGAACGTCGATCAGCGTCTCCGAAACCGACGCCACCCGCGTCGTCGGCGTCGGGTTCACGACCGAGTTCAACTCCCGAATCAACAACCTCGATACCGGGTTGACCACGCTGCGGTCGCGCGCCCAGTCGCTGGGTTCGAACGTCGCCCTGCTCCAGACCCGGCTCAACTTCACCAAGGCCTACGTGAGCACGCTCACCACGGGCGCGGGCAAGTTGACGCTCTCCGACCTTAACGAGGAAGGCGCCAACCTGCTGGCCCTGCAGACCCGCCAGCAGTTGGGCATCCAGTCGCTGGCCTTCGCCGGCCAGGCCGAGCAGACGATCCTCACCCTCTTCCGTTAA
- a CDS encoding methyltransferase domain-containing protein, with product MIWTLAKAARASTLIAAPISAVWRRKPVLRKSPSRLWATGPRRASGAPSARDRRRTRIPPMAAKRSSAKTRRRAKKPPSPITAKSGRRGGKPRPKADPLARAKKLADQGKIGDALRAAQQVANADPKQWQALNLIGSLLWRSGHPAEALAMHEKAIAVAPDEAGVQAELIGQFFSASFKASIDPERAIRIVERFLDRHVPTVIFMAQYINALLIARRFMDALRMSERAISLFPDNATLHRNKSVALVHMGRAEEAVAAFARGLRPYRPEAESSESQARQNSGLLTQYADLAATYDDNPLHRSFSERMAAFITKFAGATIGKNVLDAGCGTGLLGTRIKTRRLVGIEISPAMIAQARGRGVYDELVEGDLTGAMAARDDTFDIIASSCVLYHLADFAPFFREAARLLVPGGYLFFSVDPAPDDMDVGITEPGEYAHSRSYLRRLAAQASLTETAIAVMPHRICPGFWCAFRRRSKS from the coding sequence ATGATATGGACATTGGCGAAAGCGGCCCGGGCGAGTACGCTCATAGCCGCGCCTATCTCCGCCGTCTGGCGGCGAAAACCGGTTTTGCGGAAATCGCCATCGCGATTATGGGCCACCGGGCCACGCCGGGCTTCTGGTGCGCCTTCCGCAAGGGATCGCCGGCGAACACGGATTCCGCCCATGGCCGCTAAACGATCGTCCGCCAAAACAAGACGGCGAGCGAAAAAACCGCCCTCGCCGATCACGGCCAAATCGGGGCGGCGCGGCGGGAAACCCCGACCGAAAGCCGACCCGCTGGCGCGCGCCAAGAAACTGGCCGATCAGGGCAAAATCGGCGATGCCTTGCGCGCGGCGCAACAGGTGGCGAACGCCGACCCGAAACAGTGGCAGGCCCTGAACCTGATCGGCTCGCTGCTCTGGCGTTCGGGCCATCCCGCCGAAGCCCTGGCCATGCATGAAAAAGCGATTGCGGTCGCGCCGGACGAGGCAGGCGTTCAGGCCGAATTGATCGGACAGTTCTTCAGCGCGTCGTTCAAAGCCTCGATCGATCCGGAGCGGGCGATAAGAATCGTCGAACGGTTTCTCGACCGGCATGTTCCGACGGTCATATTCATGGCGCAATACATCAACGCCCTTCTCATCGCGCGCCGCTTCATGGACGCCTTGAGAATGTCCGAGCGGGCCATAAGCTTGTTTCCGGATAATGCCACGTTGCACAGAAACAAATCGGTTGCCCTCGTCCACATGGGCCGGGCCGAGGAAGCCGTCGCCGCCTTCGCGCGCGGTCTTCGCCCATACCGGCCCGAGGCCGAGTCGAGCGAAAGTCAGGCGCGCCAGAATTCCGGCCTCCTCACCCAATACGCCGATCTGGCGGCGACCTACGACGACAACCCCTTGCATCGATCCTTCAGCGAACGCATGGCGGCGTTCATCACCAAGTTCGCGGGCGCGACCATAGGCAAGAACGTATTGGATGCCGGCTGCGGTACCGGACTGCTCGGCACCCGAATTAAAACCCGGCGATTGGTCGGTATCGAAATATCGCCCGCCATGATCGCGCAAGCGCGCGGCCGAGGCGTTTACGACGAACTGGTCGAAGGCGACCTGACCGGAGCGATGGCTGCGCGCGACGACACGTTCGACATCATCGCGTCTTCATGCGTGTTGTACCATCTCGCCGATTTCGCCCCGTTCTTCCGCGAAGCCGCCCGGCTCCTGGTTCCCGGGGGCTATTTGTTCTTCTCCGTGGATCCGGCGCCCGACGACATGGATGTCGGCATCACCGAACCCGGCGAATACGCCCATAGCCGCTCCTATCTGCGACGCCTGGCCGCGCAGGCGAGCCTTACCGAAACGGCCATCGCCGTCATGCCTCACCGCATTTGTCCGGGATTCTGGTGCGCATTCCGAAGACGATCCAAATCTTAA